In Camelina sativa cultivar DH55 chromosome 16, Cs, whole genome shotgun sequence, a single window of DNA contains:
- the LOC104750077 gene encoding mediator of RNA polymerase II transcription subunit 20a-like, producing MPVKWVLHWQPNQGSTVSSQILNEATQCVESINGVKEGRWKATLNYYKPLLRDQTNQAEFPRDFLGISLADQPNKYYFIIRSQRIVVEADSSIQLIMERLQSYKSKVALYFEGFQYQLGDFRLRVGKVVPTHSENVRGIVMEVEYLPISSMEKSRKVMEEFLEIWHEALSKRSLPGKFVNIDLNFGEFGLGDNYTPQHTAVRYALVMAHMIATVQAVRG from the exons ATGCCTGTCAAATG GGTTTTACACTGGCAACCAAATCAAGGTTCAACAGTAAGCAGCCAAATCCTAAACGAAGCTACACAATGCGTAGAGAGCATCAATGGTGTCAAAGAAGGAAGATGGAAAGCTACTCTCAACTATTACAAACCTTTGTTACGAGACCAAACCAACCAAGCCGAGTTCCCTCGTGATTTCTTAGGGATCTCACTCGCTGATCAGCCCAACAAGTACTACTTCATCATCAGGTCTCAGAGGATTGTGGTTGAAGCTGATTCGTCGATTCAATTGATCATGGAGAGGCTTCAGTCTTATAAATCCAAAGTTGCCCTTTACTTTGAAGGGTTTCAGTATCAGCTTGGTGATTTCAGATTGAGAGTTGGTAAAGTTGTTCCTACTCATTCTGAGAATGTTAGAGGAATCGTCATGGAG GTGGAGTATCTTCCTATATCATCAATGGAAAAGTCAAGAAAAGTGATGGAGGAGTTCTTGGAGATATGGCATGAAGCTCTGTCTAAAAGGTCGTTGCCTGGTAAGTTTGTGAACATAGATCTCAACTTTGGGGAGTTTGGACTTGGAGACAATTACACTCCACAACACACCGCTGTTCGATATGCTCTCGTAATGGCTCACATGATTGCTACGGTTCAAGCTGTGAGAGGCTAA
- the LOC104750079 gene encoding alpha carbonic anhydrase 2-like isoform X3, with translation MDKSSIRCFFFVILTILGTIVSCSSAAKNDREVEDESEFSYEHNKENGPKNWGKLKPEWNMCGKGEMQSPIDLMNKRVKLVSHLGKLSRNYKPSNATLKNRGHDMMLKFGEEGAGSFKINGTEYRLLQLHWHSPSEHTINGXRFALELHMVHESKNGSMAVVTVLYKIGRPNSFLKLLEHKLVAITDQHDAERNVVMIDPSKIKTESRNYYRYIGSLTTPPCTQNITWTILKKIRTVSKSQVNLLRVAVHDDSNSNARPVQPANKRVIHLYRPKSS, from the exons ATGGATAAATCTTCAATAAGGTGCTTCTTCTTTGTAATTCTCACCATCCTCGGCACCATTGTTTCGTGTTCAAGTGCTGCAAAAAATGATAGAGAAGTTG AGGATGAAAGCGAATTCAGCTACGAGCATAACAAAGAGAACGGGCCAAAGAACTGGGGAAAACTGAAACCAGAATGGAATATGTGCGGCAAAGGAGAGATGCAATCTCCAATTGATCTTATGAACAAAAGAGTTAAACTTGTTTCTCATCTTGGAAAGCTTAGTAGAAACTACAAACCTTCTAATGCCACTCTCAAAAATAGAGGCCATGACATGATG cTGAAATTTGGAGAAGAAGGGGCAGGAAGTTTTAAGATCAATGGAACTGAATATAGACTCCTACAGCTTCATTGGCATTCTCCCTCTGAACATACTATCAATGGGN ACAGGTTTGCTTTAGAGCTGCACATGGTTCACGAAAGCAAGAACGGAAGTATGGCTGTAGTCACAGTTCTGTACAAAATCGGAAGACCAAACTCCTTTCTCAAATTG ttGGAACATAAATTGGTGGCCATTACAGATCAACATGATGCCGAGAGAAATGTGGTAATGATCGATCCAAGTAAAATTAAGACTGAGAGCAGGAACTATTATAGATATATTGGATCACTTACCACTCCTCCTTGTACGCAAAATATTACATGGACCATCTTAAAAAAG ATACGAACTGTGTCGAAAAGCCAAGTGAATTTACTCCGAGTAGCTGTTCACGAT GATTCGAATTCAAATGCGAGGCCCGTTCAACCTGCAAATAAGCGTGTGATACACTTATACAGGCCAAAATCTTCATGa
- the LOC104750079 gene encoding alpha carbonic anhydrase 2-like isoform X1, with product MDKVSIQCFIFLVLTSFVATVWCLSATTDYREVEDEREFSYERKKENGPEKWGKLKPEWKLCGKGELQSPIDLMNKRVRLVTDFQKLTKDYKPCNATLINRGHDMMLRFEEEEGSGSLKINGTEYKLLQLHWHSPSEHTINGRRFALELHMVHESKNGSMAVVTVLYKIGRPNSFLKLLEHKLVAITDQHDAERNVVMIDPSKIKTESRNYYRYIGSLTTPPCTQNITWTILKKIRTVSKSQVNLLRVAVHDDSNSNARPVQPANKRVIHLYRPKSS from the exons ATGGATAAGGTATCTATCCAATGCTTTATCTTCTTAGTTCTCACCAGCTTCGTCGCCACCGTTTGGTGTTTGAGTGCTACAACAGATTATAGAGAAGTTG AGGATGAAAGGGAGTTCAGCTacgagaggaagaaagagaacgGGCCAGAAAAATGGGGAAAGCTAAAACCGGAGTGGAAACTGTGCGGAAAAGGAGAGTTGCAATCTCCAATTGATCTTATGAACAAAAGAGTTAGACTTGTTACTGATTTCCAAAAGCTTACTAAAGATTACAAACCTTGCAACGCCACTCTCATAAATAGAGGCCATGATATGATG CTgaggtttgaagaagaagaagggtcaGGCAGTCTCAAGATCAATGGAACTGAATATAAACTCCTACAGCTTCATTGGCATTCTCCCTCTGAACATACTATCAATGGAAGAAG GTTTGCTTTAGAGCTGCACATGGTTCACGAAAGCAAGAACGGAAGTATGGCTGTAGTCACAGTTCTGTACAAAATCGGAAGACCAAACTCCTTTCTCAAATTG ttGGAACATAAATTGGTGGCCATTACAGATCAACATGATGCCGAGAGAAATGTGGTAATGATCGATCCAAGTAAAATTAAGACTGAGAGCAGGAACTATTATAGATATATTGGATCACTTACCACTCCTCCTTGTACGCAAAATATTACATGGACCATCTTAAAAAAG ATACGAACTGTGTCGAAAAGCCAAGTGAATTTACTCCGAGTAGCTGTTCACGAT GATTCGAATTCAAATGCGAGGCCCGTTCAACCTGCAAATAAGCGTGTGATACACTTATACAGGCCAAAATCTTCATGa
- the LOC109129455 gene encoding uncharacterized protein LOC109129455: MALTGNNPQFICELLQSLNKEFRMKDLGPLSYFLGLQAHYHPAGLFLNQHMYAEDLLLAAGMADCAPTSTPLPLELQKVKGQEDLFDQPTHFRSLAGKLQYLTLTRPNIQLTVHLVCQRMHAPTVADFNLLKRIIRYIKGTIDYGVSFSKNADFTLRAYNDSDYAGCPTTSRSIGGYCTFLGNNLISWSAKRQTSVSRSSTEAEYRCLSDTAAEVNWLRDLLANIGMPLTHAPELYCDNFSAVYLSANPTLHKKTKQRELWLSITFQQSTNLLTFSLNPCHFKFSMNSDTNLVWSLHPHKVCGGM; this comes from the coding sequence atggctCTTACTGGAAACAATCCACAGTTTATTTGTGAGCTTCTCCAATCTCTTAATAAAGAGTTCCGCATGAAGGATCTTGGACCCCTCAGTTACTTCCTTGGACTGCAGGCTCACTATCATCCTGCAGGTTTGTTTCTAAATCAGCATATGTATGCAGAGGATTTACTTTTAGCAGCAGGAATGGCTGATTGTGCTCCGACTTCAACACCACTGCCTTTGGAGCTTCAAAAAGTCAAAGGACAGGAAGATCTCTTTGATCAGCCTACTCACTTTCGCAGTTTGGCTGGTAAGTTGCAATATCTCACTCTTACTAGACCAAACATACAATTAACGGTCCATCTTGTATGTCAACGCATGCATGCGCCTACTGTTGCGGATTTCAATCTGCTAAAACGCATAATCCGTTACATCAAAGGTACTATTGACTATGGTGTTTCCTTCTCAAAGAATGCTGATTTCACCTTAAGAGCATACAACGACAGCGACTATGCAGGCTGTCCAACAACCAGTCGCTCTATAGGTGGTTACTGCACCTTTCTAGGGAACAATCTCATCTCCTGGTCTGCAAAACGTCAGACGTCCGTGTCTCGCAGCTCCACTGAAGCAGAGTACCGATGTTTATCAGATACTGCAGCTGAGGTCAATTGGTTAAGGGATCTTCTCGCAAACATTGGCATGCCACTCACACATGCTCCAGAGTTGTACTGTGACAACTTCTCTGCTGTCTATCTTTCTGCGAACCCGACACTTcacaagaaaaccaaacaaaggGAACTATGGTTGTCTATCACATTCCAGCAAAGTACCAACTTGCTGACATTTTCACTAAATCCTTGCCACTTCAAGTTTTCAATGAACTCAGATACAAATTTGGTGTGGTCTCTCCATCCACACAAAGTTTGTGGGGGGATGTAA
- the LOC104750079 gene encoding alpha carbonic anhydrase 2-like isoform X2: protein MDKVSIQCFIFLVLTSFVATVWCLSATTDYREVEDEREFSYERKKENGPEKWGKLKPEWKLCGKGELQSPIDLMNKRVRLVTDFQKLTKDYKPCNATLINRGHDMMLRFEEEEGSGSLKINGTEYKLLQLHWHSPSEHTINGRRFALELHLVHENINGSLAVVTVLYKIGRPDSFLXXXXXKLSVITNQNEAEKNVEMIDPRNIQIGSRKFYRYLGSLTTPPCTQNVIWTVVKKVRTVTKNQVKLLRVAVHDNYDTNARPVQPINNRVVKLFRPKSL from the exons ATGGATAAGGTATCTATCCAATGCTTTATCTTCTTAGTTCTCACCAGCTTCGTCGCCACCGTTTGGTGTTTGAGTGCTACAACAGATTATAGAGAAGTTG AGGATGAAAGGGAGTTCAGCTacgagaggaagaaagagaacgGGCCAGAAAAATGGGGAAAGCTAAAACCGGAGTGGAAACTGTGCGGAAAAGGAGAGTTGCAATCTCCAATTGATCTTATGAACAAAAGAGTTAGACTTGTTACTGATTTCCAAAAGCTTACTAAAGATTACAAACCTTGCAACGCCACTCTCATAAATAGAGGCCATGATATGATG CTgaggtttgaagaagaagaagggtcaGGCAGTCTCAAGATCAATGGAACTGAATATAAACTCCTACAGCTTCATTGGCATTCTCCCTCTGAACATACTATCAATGGAAGAAG GTTTGCTCTTGAGCTTCACTTGGTTCATGAAAACATTAACGGAAGCTTGGCTGTAGTCACAGTGCTCTACAAAATCGGAAGGCCAGACTCTTTTCT NNNNNNNNNNNNNNNNAAATTGTCGGTGATTACAAATCAAAATGAGGCAGAGAAAAATGTAGAAATGATTGACCCAAGGAATATTCAGATTGGGAGCAGAAAATTTTATAGATATCTTGGATCACTTACCACTCCTCCTTGTACGCAAAATGTTATTTGGACCGTCGTTAAGAAG GTAAGGACGGTGACGAAAAACCAAGTGAAACTACTTCGAGTGGCTGTTCACGAT aaTTATGATACCAATGCGAGGCCGGTTCAACCAATAAATAATCGTGTGGTGAAGTTATTCAGACCAAAATCTCTGTGA